In the genome of bacterium, the window TGGCGAAACAGCAGACCTTTTTAATGCTGCTCTCTCTTCTAAAGAGAGAGTAAAAAATGTGGAGTCTGTAGAAACAGACTCAAACAAATGCGGAAAAGGGTCCCTGTTTTTTGCATTAAAGGGTGAACGATTTGACGGCCATGATTTTGTAAATAATGTGAGAGAAAATGGAGGAATCGGAGCTGTAGTTGAAAGAGATGTGAATATTTCGGAAGAAGGCGGGCCTTTTGCGCTTATATATGTTGATAATACGTTAAAAGCCCTTCAGTACCTTGCATCTTTTTACAGAAGCAAGTTCAATCTGCCGGTAGCAGGTATAACAGGATCCAACGGAAAGACAACAACAAAGGAGATGACAGCATCTGTTCTTTCAAAAAAATACAAGGTTGTAAAAACCTCCGGTAATCTTAACAATCATATCGGTGTTCCCTTGACAATTCTGTCATGGAAGGATGAACCGGAGTTTGCAGTGCTTGAAATGGGCGCTAATCATATCGGGGAGATCAAGAATCTCTGCAGTATTGCAAAGCCGGAATATGGAGTAATCACAAATATAGGCAGAGGGCACATAGGTTTTTTCGGATCAATTGACAATATTTTTAAAGCTAAAAGAGAGCTGGCTGATTCTCTTCCGGAAGGGGGAACACTTTTCCTTAACGGTGATGATGAAAGATTAAACCGGATAAAGCTAAATAATGTGAAAATAATCAGATACGGATTCAGCAGCAAGTGTGATATTAAGGGGAGTAACCCTCGTATAAATTCCGGAGGAAATGCAGTGATGGATTTTAACGGAGCTGTAGTTACACTTAATTTGCCCGGCCTCCACAATCTTTACAACGGCCTTGCAGCTGCTGCTGTGGGAATATATACAGGGGTTTCTCTGCGGGATATTCAGGAATCACTTGAAGAATTCAGAGCTGTTGATAAAAGAACAGATGTTGTATTTACAAATCCCTTTATTCTTATAAATGATGCATACAATGCTAACCCTGATTCAATGGAAGCTGCATTTGCTGCTGCAAAAGAGATGGCGGGGCAGGGTACAAATCTCATCGCAGTGCTCGGAGATATGTTTGAGCTTGGGAAATACAGCAGGAAAGAGCATCAGTCTGCAGGTGAGAAACTGGGATTGTATGGATTTAATACACTCTTCTGTATTGGCAGAGACATGGCCTACACAGCCGAGACAGCAGAAAAATCGGGCCTTATACATGTCAGCCATTATTTATCTCAAAAAGATCTGATCCGGAATTTAATTGGCTATATCTCTCCAAATGATGTTGTGCTTGTAAAGGGGAGCAGAGGAATGCAGATGGAGAAGGTTGTGGATGAACTTAAACAATTAAAATTTCAAAACGCGGGAGAGTAAATTATGCTCTTTCATATTCTTTATCCTCTGAGGGACCAGTTTATAGGTTTTAACCTTCTCGGATATATAACTTTTCGTTCAGCTTCGGCAGCTGTGACAGCTTTGCTTGTAACTTTTATCATCGGGCCTTTTATTCTCAAGTGGCTGAGGAAGAAACAGTTTAAAGAGATAATCAGAACTGAAACCCCTGATTCTCACAGACAAAAAGCTGGTACTGTGTCTATGGGCGGTATCATAATTATTATTGCAGTGCTGGTACCTGTACTTCTTTTTGCAAAACTTAACAATATGTATACCCAGTTGATGATTATATCTACTCTGTGGATGGGTGCAGTAGGCTTTATGGATGACTATCTTAAAGTCGTAAAGAAGATGCCCAAGGGCCTTATAGGAAGGTACAAGCTTTTAGGCCAGGTATTACTTGGGCTCCTGGTTGGCCTTGTTGTAACTTTCTCGCAGGAATATTCCGGTGTTAAACTTGGCGGGCAAGTTGTTAATGTCAGCTGGTACACAAGTATTCCGTTTTTCAAGAATCTTCTGATTAATTTCGGGTGGTTTTATCTGCCTGTTGTAATCATTGTAATTACAGGCACTTCCAATGCAGTAAACCTGACAGACGGCCTTGACGGCCTTGCAATCGGACTTGTGGGTATAGCTGCTGCTGCCTGGGCAGGTATGAGCTATGTAACAGGCCGTGTGGATTTTAGTGACTACCTCAATGTCCTGTATCTGAAGAATGCGGGTGAACTTACTATTTACTGTTCTGCCCTGATAGGAGCATCTTTGGGATTCTTATGGTTTAACAGCCACCCTGCATCAGTATTTATGGGTGACACAGGAGCTCTTGCACTCGGAGGTGCAATGGGTACAATGGCTGTGATTCTGAAGAAAGAGCTGCTGCTTTTTATAGTAGGAGGTGTTTTTGTAGCAGAAAGCCTTTCAGTGATTCTGCAGGTTGCTTCTTTCCGTCTCAGGGGAAAACGTATTTTTAAAATGGCTCCAATTCATCACCACTTTGAACTTTTGGGGTGGCCTGAAGAGAAGATAGTTGTCCGATTCTGGATAATAGGAATTTTACTTGCACTATTAGGCTTGAGTACATTTAAAGTCAGGTAAAGCCAATGGTTATAGATGTTAAAAATAAACGTGTTACAATTCTCGGAGCCAGCAGAAGCGGCCTCGGTGCGGCGAAACTTATATCCGGGCATGGGGGACAGGTATTTGTAACGGAACTTGCTTCCGAAGATAAGATGCAGGCTGCTGTCTCTATGCTGAATAAGCTTGGCATTAAGTATGAGTTTGGAGGGCACAGCAGCAGTATTTATAATTGTGATTTTTGTGTGATAAGCCCGGGTATCTCAATATCAAGCCCGGTTGCGGAAAAATTCAGAAGTATGAATATCTCTCTATATAGTGAGCTGGAAGTTGCTTCATGGTTCTTTAAGGGGGAAATTATAGCTGTAACCGGATCAAATGGCAAGTCTACAGTTACTGCTTTGACAGGTGAAATTCTGAAGAGGGCAGGTATAGAGAGTATTACTGCCGGAAATATAGGCACTGCATTTTCAGAAGTTGCAGAGTCTGTAAGCAGCAGCGGATATGCAGTTGTCGAGGTAAGCAGTTTTCAGCTTGAGGCTGTATCTGATTTCAGGCCGCACATAGGCATTTTTCTGAATCTGACGGCTGATCATCTTAACAGACACGGAACAATGGACACATACGGTAAACTGAAAGCAGGGCTTTTTAAAAATCAAACCGAAGAAGATATTGCTGTTTTTAACGGCGATGATGAAGGTGTAAAAAATCTATTATCGAATGTTCGCGGTAAAAAGTATGAGTTCGGACTTGAACAGGCAGAAGGAAGAGCAGGGTATGTTAAAAATAACATCCTGACTGTAATCGGAAATTCCGCTGAATATCAGCTGGCGGATGTGTCTGAAATTGGCATAAAGGGTGTTCACAATGTATTAAACTGCCTTGCAGCTTCAATTGCAGGTATCAATGCATCTGTCGATACTGTAATTATCTCTGAGGTGCTTAAAACTTTCAAAGGTCTGCCTCACAGAATGGAGTTTGTGGAGGAGATAGACGGAGTAAAGTATTACAATGATTCCAAAGCAACAAATGTGGATTCTGTCCGGTATGCTTTGACAAGCTTCAAAGAGCCTGTAGTCCTGATTGCAGGGGGAAGAGACAAGGATTCGGATTTCTCCGTACTTGAAACTATGGTAAAGAAACATGTCAGAAAAATGCTTTTAATTGGCGAGGCTGCTGAAAAGATGGAGAAGGTTTTAGGGCCTGCTGTTGATACTGTGCTGGCGGAAAGCATGGAAGAAGCAGTATATCTTGCCAGTGTTTCTGCAGAAAAAGGTGATGCTGTACTGCTTTCACCTGCATGTGCAAGTTTTGATATGTTTAGGAATTTTGAGGACAGAGGTGATAAATTTAAAGATTTGGTGAGGAAACTAAAAAAATGATGAATAGAAAAGGACAGCCCGACATCATCCTTTTATCAGTAACTGCTATACTTGTTTTGATAGGTATACTTGTAATTTACAGCGCAAGTTCATTCAGGGGGGCTGAAGATTACAGTGACGCGTTTCTATTTATAAAGAAACATCTGATCAAAGTAGCACTTGCCTTGTTTTTTATGCTGATTTCATATAAAATTGATTACAGGTTCATAAAATATATTACACCCTTCAGTCTGTTGGCTTTTATACTTCTCCTCTTTTTTGTCCTGTCCGGGCCGAAAATAAACGGCAGCAGACGGGCTATTTCTCTTATGGGAATGGGATTTCAACCCTCGGAGTTTATGAAACTTATATTGATTTGTTATATGGCTGCCCTTTTTTCCAAATCAAAAGGCAGAATTTCCGAGAACAGGGAGACACTTATAATTCATTATTTCATTTTTTTATCTATTGTTGTACTTGTTTTTATAGAACCTGATCTCGGAACAGCTCTGGTGATGTTTTTTATAGGATTAACAATGCTGTTTATCGGCGGTGTACCCGGGAAGAAACTTGCTGTTATGGCAGCGGCACCTGTACCATTTGTGGCCTTGGGTTTTGCAATTTTTCCTTATCAGATGCAGAGATTAAGAGATTTCTGGAATTCTGTTTTTAACGGCGGGTCAATGAGTTATCAGGTGAAACAGTCCATTATAGGGCTTGCTCACGGCGGCCTTGCAGGAGTAGGTTACGGAGCGGGAAAACAAAAGCTCTTTTTTCTTCCGGAGCCGTTTTCTGATTTTGTGCTTGCAAGTTATGGCGAAGAGATGGGCTTTATAGGTATGCTTTTTCTTTTTCTGCTTCTGGTAATTGTTCTCTGGAGAGGAATACACATAGCAGTGAATTCCCAGGACAGGTATGGTTTTCTTCTTGCAGGAGGAATTACAGCAATGATTCTTATTAATGCATTAATGAATGCAGGAGTCGTTGTAAATCTTCTGCCTACAACAGGGCTGCCCTTTCCGTTTTTAAGTTACGGGGGGTCGTCACTTATAGTTCATATGATAGGTATAGGCATACTTCTAAATATTTCGAAAAGAAACTCACAGATGCAGGTCGGCTCTTTTGAAGGAATCAGCCTC includes:
- a CDS encoding phospho-N-acetylmuramoyl-pentapeptide-transferase, which translates into the protein MLFHILYPLRDQFIGFNLLGYITFRSASAAVTALLVTFIIGPFILKWLRKKQFKEIIRTETPDSHRQKAGTVSMGGIIIIIAVLVPVLLFAKLNNMYTQLMIISTLWMGAVGFMDDYLKVVKKMPKGLIGRYKLLGQVLLGLLVGLVVTFSQEYSGVKLGGQVVNVSWYTSIPFFKNLLINFGWFYLPVVIIVITGTSNAVNLTDGLDGLAIGLVGIAAAAWAGMSYVTGRVDFSDYLNVLYLKNAGELTIYCSALIGASLGFLWFNSHPASVFMGDTGALALGGAMGTMAVILKKELLLFIVGGVFVAESLSVILQVASFRLRGKRIFKMAPIHHHFELLGWPEEKIVVRFWIIGILLALLGLSTFKVR
- the murD gene encoding UDP-N-acetylmuramoyl-L-alanine--D-glutamate ligase, which translates into the protein MVIDVKNKRVTILGASRSGLGAAKLISGHGGQVFVTELASEDKMQAAVSMLNKLGIKYEFGGHSSSIYNCDFCVISPGISISSPVAEKFRSMNISLYSELEVASWFFKGEIIAVTGSNGKSTVTALTGEILKRAGIESITAGNIGTAFSEVAESVSSSGYAVVEVSSFQLEAVSDFRPHIGIFLNLTADHLNRHGTMDTYGKLKAGLFKNQTEEDIAVFNGDDEGVKNLLSNVRGKKYEFGLEQAEGRAGYVKNNILTVIGNSAEYQLADVSEIGIKGVHNVLNCLAASIAGINASVDTVIISEVLKTFKGLPHRMEFVEEIDGVKYYNDSKATNVDSVRYALTSFKEPVVLIAGGRDKDSDFSVLETMVKKHVRKMLLIGEAAEKMEKVLGPAVDTVLAESMEEAVYLASVSAEKGDAVLLSPACASFDMFRNFEDRGDKFKDLVRKLKK
- a CDS encoding cell division protein FtsW; translated protein: MMNRKGQPDIILLSVTAILVLIGILVIYSASSFRGAEDYSDAFLFIKKHLIKVALALFFMLISYKIDYRFIKYITPFSLLAFILLLFFVLSGPKINGSRRAISLMGMGFQPSEFMKLILICYMAALFSKSKGRISENRETLIIHYFIFLSIVVLVFIEPDLGTALVMFFIGLTMLFIGGVPGKKLAVMAAAPVPFVALGFAIFPYQMQRLRDFWNSVFNGGSMSYQVKQSIIGLAHGGLAGVGYGAGKQKLFFLPEPFSDFVLASYGEEMGFIGMLFLFLLLVIVLWRGIHIAVNSQDRYGFLLAGGITAMILINALMNAGVVVNLLPTTGLPFPFLSYGGSSLIVHMIGIGILLNISKRNSQMQVGSFEGISL
- a CDS encoding UDP-N-acetylmuramoyl-tripeptide--D-alanyl-D-alanine ligase, with the translated sequence MKLTLGETADLFNAALSSKERVKNVESVETDSNKCGKGSLFFALKGERFDGHDFVNNVRENGGIGAVVERDVNISEEGGPFALIYVDNTLKALQYLASFYRSKFNLPVAGITGSNGKTTTKEMTASVLSKKYKVVKTSGNLNNHIGVPLTILSWKDEPEFAVLEMGANHIGEIKNLCSIAKPEYGVITNIGRGHIGFFGSIDNIFKAKRELADSLPEGGTLFLNGDDERLNRIKLNNVKIIRYGFSSKCDIKGSNPRINSGGNAVMDFNGAVVTLNLPGLHNLYNGLAAAAVGIYTGVSLRDIQESLEEFRAVDKRTDVVFTNPFILINDAYNANPDSMEAAFAAAKEMAGQGTNLIAVLGDMFELGKYSRKEHQSAGEKLGLYGFNTLFCIGRDMAYTAETAEKSGLIHVSHYLSQKDLIRNLIGYISPNDVVLVKGSRGMQMEKVVDELKQLKFQNAGE